The following proteins are encoded in a genomic region of Bernardetia sp. MNP-M8:
- a CDS encoding DUF58 domain-containing protein: MMQELDIQAIRQFGNIEFLARQVVEGFISGLHKSPYHGFSVEFAEHRLYNTGESTRHIDWKVYARTDKLFVKRYEEETNLRAQLLIDVSPSMYYPREGKYENGKITFSIMAAASIAYMLQKQRDAIGATTFSDKLELQTPIKATSKHIHTLFLEFQRLLDAPAPNNKKTSTAKVLHEIAERLHKRSLVIIFSDMLDNMNDTDELFAALQHLKHRHHEVLLFHVKDSKTETEFDFEDRPYIFTDVETGEKIKLQPAQVREYYREQTKAKEQALKLKSGQYKIDFVEVDIRQPMDRILLPYLIKRAKMK, from the coding sequence ATTATGCAAGAATTAGATATACAAGCCATTCGTCAGTTCGGAAATATAGAGTTTTTGGCTCGCCAAGTAGTAGAAGGATTTATTTCAGGACTTCATAAATCACCTTATCACGGTTTTTCAGTAGAGTTTGCCGAACACCGTCTTTATAATACTGGAGAAAGCACTCGTCATATTGATTGGAAAGTCTATGCACGAACCGACAAACTTTTTGTAAAACGCTATGAAGAAGAAACCAATTTGAGAGCACAGCTTTTGATTGATGTTTCGCCTTCTATGTATTATCCACGAGAAGGCAAGTACGAAAATGGCAAAATCACTTTTTCAATTATGGCTGCTGCCTCTATCGCTTATATGCTTCAAAAACAGCGTGATGCTATCGGTGCGACCACTTTTTCGGATAAATTAGAGCTTCAAACGCCTATAAAAGCGACTTCAAAACATATTCACACACTTTTTTTGGAGTTTCAGCGACTTTTAGATGCTCCAGCTCCCAACAATAAAAAAACATCGACAGCAAAAGTGTTGCACGAAATAGCAGAGCGATTACACAAACGTTCGTTAGTCATTATTTTTAGTGATATGCTAGACAATATGAACGATACTGATGAGCTTTTTGCAGCTCTTCAACACTTAAAACACCGTCACCATGAAGTTTTATTATTTCATGTAAAAGATTCAAAAACAGAAACTGAATTTGATTTTGAAGACCGTCCTTATATTTTTACAGATGTAGAAACAGGCGAAAAAATAAAACTTCAACCTGCTCAAGTTAGAGAATATTATCGTGAACAAACCAAAGCCAAAGAACAAGCTCTAAAACTCAAAAGTGGACAATATAAAATTGATTTTGTAGAAGTAGATATTCGTCAGCCAATGGATAGAATCCTTTTACCTTATCTGATAAAACGAGCTAAAATGAAGTAA
- a CDS encoding formate--tetrahydrofolate ligase, with the protein MKSDIEISRQSNLLPISEIAKKVDIPTEELIPYGKYIAKLPLDLLDFKNNSDKKESNLILVTAITPTKAGVGKTTTSVGLGLGLAQIGKKAIVALREPSLGPCFGMKGGAAGGGYAQVLPMENINLHFTGDFHAITSANNMIAALLDNYQFQNRGSENQLRQILWKRVLDVNDRSLRNVVTGLGSISNGIPTETGFDITPASEIMAILCLANDLEDLKTRIGNILLGYRVGQEPVFVKDLGFEGAITVLLKDAIQPNLVQTTENTASIIHGGPFANIAHGCNSVLATKMALHFADYVVTEAGFGADLGAEKFMNIKCRKSGLSPKITVIVATSQALKLHGNVAESEIKKPNLEGIKAGTKNLEKHIENMQSFGQSVVVAFNKYDFDTDEEIEFLKEFCNSKNVKFAINNGFLEGGKGAEELAKTVVEVCQNNPSKPLEFTYENEDNIEIKIKKVAQKTYGANGISLSDKAQKMISKINNLGFSNFPVCIAKTQYSFSDDAHKLGVAKDFTLNIEDLVINSGAGFIVAVSGTIMRMPGLPKEPQALQIDIKDGYVEGLS; encoded by the coding sequence ATGAAATCAGATATCGAAATCTCTCGTCAAAGCAATCTTTTACCTATTTCTGAAATAGCTAAAAAGGTAGATATTCCGACAGAAGAATTAATTCCCTACGGAAAATACATTGCCAAGTTGCCTTTAGATTTACTTGATTTCAAAAATAACTCTGATAAAAAAGAATCAAACTTAATTTTAGTGACAGCCATTACACCTACAAAAGCAGGAGTAGGAAAAACCACAACTTCAGTAGGTTTGGGACTAGGATTAGCACAGATTGGAAAAAAAGCTATTGTAGCACTTCGTGAGCCTTCTTTAGGTCCTTGTTTTGGCATGAAAGGAGGTGCAGCAGGAGGTGGTTATGCACAGGTTTTGCCGATGGAAAATATCAATTTGCATTTTACTGGCGATTTTCATGCGATTACTTCAGCAAATAACATGATTGCAGCCTTATTAGATAATTATCAATTTCAAAATAGAGGTTCTGAAAATCAGCTTCGTCAAATTCTTTGGAAACGAGTTTTGGATGTCAATGATCGTTCACTTAGAAATGTAGTTACAGGATTGGGAAGCATTAGCAATGGAATTCCAACCGAAACGGGTTTTGACATTACACCTGCTTCCGAAATTATGGCTATTTTGTGTTTGGCAAATGATTTAGAAGATTTGAAAACGAGAATAGGAAACATTCTTTTAGGATATAGAGTAGGTCAAGAACCTGTTTTTGTAAAAGATTTGGGTTTTGAAGGTGCAATTACAGTGCTTTTGAAGGATGCTATTCAACCCAACTTGGTTCAGACAACTGAAAATACAGCTTCCATTATTCATGGAGGTCCTTTTGCAAATATTGCTCATGGTTGTAATTCTGTTTTGGCTACAAAAATGGCTCTTCATTTTGCTGATTATGTAGTTACAGAAGCAGGGTTTGGGGCAGATTTGGGAGCAGAAAAATTTATGAATATTAAGTGTCGTAAATCTGGATTATCTCCAAAGATTACAGTTATTGTAGCTACTTCTCAGGCTTTAAAACTTCATGGTAATGTTGCAGAATCAGAAATCAAGAAGCCAAACTTAGAAGGAATTAAAGCAGGAACAAAAAACTTAGAAAAACATATCGAAAATATGCAGTCTTTTGGTCAGTCTGTAGTAGTTGCTTTTAATAAATATGATTTTGATACTGATGAAGAAATTGAGTTCCTAAAAGAATTTTGTAATTCTAAAAATGTAAAATTTGCTATCAATAATGGGTTTTTAGAAGGAGGAAAAGGAGCAGAAGAGTTAGCTAAAACGGTGGTAGAAGTGTGTCAGAATAATCCATCAAAACCCTTAGAGTTTACCTATGAAAATGAAGACAATATAGAAATTAAAATCAAAAAAGTGGCTCAAAAAACTTATGGTGCAAATGGCATTTCACTTTCTGATAAAGCTCAAAAAATGATTTCTAAGATAAATAATCTAGGTTTCTCAAACTTTCCTGTTTGTATTGCCAAAACTCAATATTCATTCTCTGATGATGCTCATAAGTTAGGAGTTGCTAAGGATTTTACCTTAAATATTGAAGATTTAGTTATCAACAGTGGAGCTGGTTTTATCGTAGCTGTTTCGGGTACAATTATGAGAATGCCAGGGTTACCAAAAGAGCCACAAGCATTACAAATAGATATAAAAGATGGATATGTAGAAGGTTTGAGTTAG
- a CDS encoding sigma factor-like helix-turn-helix DNA-binding protein, with product MSNSPFSTQNEELKNSIQTLILLHVSQSKISDLIAEAYKNTPKKWQEEIFYLLNNKLQDEENRKEYLVEELNLDFLESIYDSQIWQKINQLSFEDKLPYLLHHILGWNNEKIALLLDISISEVEILLVSVLKKLSE from the coding sequence ATGTCAAACTCTCCTTTTTCTACTCAAAACGAAGAATTAAAAAATAGTATTCAAACATTGATTCTTTTACATGTTTCTCAAAGCAAAATTTCTGATTTGATAGCAGAAGCCTATAAAAATACACCCAAAAAATGGCAGGAAGAAATATTTTATTTACTCAATAATAAGCTACAAGACGAAGAAAATAGAAAAGAATATTTAGTAGAAGAATTAAATCTTGATTTTTTAGAAAGCATATATGATAGTCAGATTTGGCAAAAAATAAATCAACTTTCTTTTGAAGACAAACTACCTTATTTATTGCATCATATTTTGGGTTGGAACAATGAAAAAATAGCTCTTTTACTTGATATTTCTATTTCAGAAGTAGAAATTTTATTAGTCAGTGTTTTGAAAAAACTAAGTGAGTGA
- a CDS encoding aldehyde dehydrogenase family protein → MATMTETSSIQNVLNELGIKEHNACYSTGLNWASTGSRETRKIYSPADGKLIASVDMATKEDYDTVIKTAQEGFKKWRTLPAPARGEIVRQIGEALRKHKDNLGKLVSYEMGKIYQEGLGEVQEMIDICDFAVGLSRQLHGFTMHSERPKHRMYDQYHPLGVVGIISAFNFPVAVWAWNSMLAATCGDASVWKPSEKTPFTALACQNIITDVLKANDVPEGIFSVIIGDATIGKAMAEDERVPLVSATGSTRMGKSVGAAVGQRLGRSLLELGGNNAIIVTPEADLEMAIRAIIFGSVGTCGQRCTSTRRLILHDSVYDTIKERLVNAYAKLPIGNPLEQGTLVGPLIDKDAVKGFENALKEVQAEGGKLICGGEVLEGEKYSSGTYVTPAIVEAKNEYKMVQEETFAPILYLLKYSGDVENAVAMQNDVRQGLSSSIFTKNMLEAEGFLAHWGSDCGIANVNIGTSGAEIGGAFGGEKDTGGGRESGSDAWKVYMRRQTNTINYGTELPLAQGIKFDI, encoded by the coding sequence ATGGCAACAATGACAGAAACATCTTCGATACAAAATGTATTGAACGAATTAGGAATAAAAGAACACAATGCTTGTTATTCAACAGGCTTAAATTGGGCTTCTACTGGCTCAAGAGAAACTAGAAAAATATATTCTCCTGCTGACGGAAAACTTATCGCTTCAGTTGATATGGCAACAAAAGAAGATTATGATACAGTAATCAAAACGGCACAAGAAGGATTCAAAAAATGGCGTACACTTCCAGCTCCTGCTCGTGGTGAAATTGTTCGTCAAATAGGAGAGGCTCTTCGTAAGCACAAAGATAATTTAGGCAAATTGGTAAGTTATGAAATGGGTAAAATCTATCAAGAAGGCTTGGGCGAAGTTCAAGAAATGATTGATATTTGTGATTTTGCTGTCGGGCTTTCTCGCCAACTTCACGGCTTTACAATGCACTCTGAACGTCCGAAACACCGTATGTATGACCAATATCACCCACTTGGTGTAGTTGGAATTATTTCAGCATTCAATTTTCCTGTTGCTGTTTGGGCTTGGAATTCGATGTTGGCAGCTACTTGTGGCGATGCTTCAGTTTGGAAACCATCTGAAAAAACTCCATTTACAGCTCTTGCTTGTCAGAATATCATTACAGATGTTTTGAAAGCGAATGATGTTCCAGAAGGAATTTTCTCTGTAATTATTGGTGATGCAACTATCGGAAAAGCAATGGCAGAAGATGAGCGTGTACCTTTGGTTTCGGCAACAGGTTCTACTCGTATGGGTAAATCAGTTGGCGCAGCAGTAGGACAGCGTTTGGGTCGTTCTTTATTGGAATTAGGTGGAAACAATGCAATTATTGTTACTCCAGAAGCTGATTTGGAAATGGCAATTCGTGCTATTATTTTTGGTTCTGTTGGAACGTGTGGACAGCGTTGTACATCTACTCGTCGTTTGATTTTGCATGATTCTGTTTATGATACAATCAAAGAACGTTTAGTTAATGCGTATGCAAAACTTCCTATCGGAAATCCATTAGAACAAGGAACTTTAGTAGGACCACTTATCGACAAAGATGCCGTTAAAGGTTTTGAAAATGCTCTTAAAGAAGTTCAAGCAGAAGGTGGAAAACTTATCTGTGGTGGTGAAGTTTTAGAAGGCGAAAAATATTCTTCTGGAACGTATGTAACTCCTGCCATCGTAGAAGCCAAAAATGAATACAAAATGGTACAAGAAGAAACGTTTGCACCAATTTTATATTTATTGAAATATTCAGGCGATGTAGAAAATGCAGTTGCTATGCAAAATGATGTTCGTCAAGGACTTTCTTCTTCTATCTTTACTAAAAATATGTTAGAAGCAGAAGGATTTTTAGCGCATTGGGGTTCTGATTGTGGAATTGCAAACGTAAATATCGGAACATCAGGTGCAGAAATTGGTGGTGCTTTCGGTGGTGAAAAAGATACTGGTGGAGGACGTGAGTCAGGTTCTGATGCTTGGAAAGTATATATGCGTCGCCAAACAAATACAATCAATTATGGAACAGAACTTCCTTTAGCTCAAGGAATTAAATTTGATATATAA